From Pseudomonas alcaligenes, a single genomic window includes:
- a CDS encoding DUF3592 domain-containing protein: MAKTLRSPGQKRKLWIRSSMVVLALLGLTLAYFIKGPAQVAAIERTKHHVAAEATITSLDVKEEEYRGRKGRKKTREVYSVSYQYAVGGTQYQQEHSLSYGEYEDLSGKESLQVWFAEQKPEEAVPQIVVEHQAHESAVERVIDAAPYVIGLALLLNIVLTLLFGREPKGKLPEGFYTENSWLDIEDDRLVALDGHNLVSVSFDSKHTDNVQELYQSGAGLAAIVAQVACKQKVIDLNTVSKVTSDHFRDTIYLTFSVDGKESSESLEFLNATVKEHALKQIARALPASLRMSVEKLTRLQAARFSLIVALISAGALYYFLGNVLAVAGCVLVLLWSLKTAVQRLLDPTVTITFASNAPSGTPVVSE; this comes from the coding sequence ATGGCGAAAACTCTCAGAAGCCCGGGGCAGAAACGCAAACTGTGGATCCGCAGCAGCATGGTCGTGCTGGCCTTGCTGGGTCTCACCCTCGCCTACTTTATCAAGGGCCCGGCGCAAGTCGCGGCCATCGAACGCACCAAGCACCACGTCGCCGCCGAGGCGACCATCACCTCCCTCGACGTCAAGGAAGAGGAATACCGGGGTCGCAAGGGCCGCAAGAAGACCCGTGAGGTCTATTCGGTCAGCTACCAATACGCGGTAGGTGGCACCCAGTACCAGCAGGAGCACAGCCTGAGCTATGGCGAGTACGAAGATCTGAGCGGCAAGGAAAGCCTGCAGGTCTGGTTTGCCGAGCAGAAGCCCGAAGAAGCCGTGCCGCAGATCGTGGTCGAACACCAGGCTCATGAGTCGGCGGTGGAGCGGGTCATCGATGCCGCGCCCTATGTCATCGGCCTGGCACTGCTGCTGAACATCGTCCTGACCCTGCTGTTCGGCCGCGAGCCCAAGGGCAAGCTGCCGGAAGGCTTCTACACCGAGAACAGCTGGCTGGATATCGAGGACGACCGCCTGGTGGCACTGGATGGCCACAACCTGGTGTCGGTCAGCTTCGACAGCAAGCACACCGACAACGTGCAGGAGCTCTACCAGAGCGGCGCCGGCCTGGCGGCCATAGTTGCCCAGGTAGCGTGCAAGCAGAAGGTCATCGACCTGAACACGGTGAGCAAGGTCACTAGCGATCACTTCCGCGACACCATCTACCTGACCTTCAGCGTGGACGGCAAGGAGAGCAGCGAGAGCCTGGAATTCCTCAACGCCACGGTCAAGGAACACGCCCTCAAGCAGATCGCCCGCGCCCTGCCGGCCAGCCTGCGGATGAGCGTGGAAAAACTCACCCGCCTGCAGGCCGCGCGCTTCTCGCTGATCGTCGCCCTGATCAGCGCCGGCGCACTGTACTACTTCCTCGGCAATGTACTGGCCGTAGCCGGTTGCGTGCTGGTGCTGCTGTGGTCGCTGAAGACCGCCGTGCAGCGCCTGCTCGACCCGACGGTGACCATCACCTTCGCCAGCAATGCGCCAAGCGGCACGCCGGTGGTCAGCGAGTAA
- a CDS encoding sensor histidine kinase KdpD yields the protein MAGPRGGLDFSTVIASTVHDMKNSLALLVQAHSQWLAQLPAELVAGREHGVIEYEFARLNGMLVQLLGLYKLGVNQLPVCPAYHELDDFIGAQLARHQEILDSRGIQARGEVAEFDLMGFFDQELLGSVVANVIANSIRYARSALLVSAREENGGVLLCINDDGAGYPAAMLEQQGDYVLGLNQSSGSTGLGLYFAARIAELHERNGVRGRIELGNGGPLGGGEFRIYLP from the coding sequence ATGGCGGGCCCCCGTGGTGGGTTGGATTTCTCCACGGTGATCGCCTCCACCGTGCACGACATGAAGAACTCCCTGGCCCTGCTGGTACAGGCGCACAGCCAGTGGCTGGCGCAGTTGCCGGCGGAGCTGGTGGCCGGGCGCGAGCACGGTGTGATCGAGTACGAGTTCGCCCGTCTCAACGGCATGCTGGTGCAGCTGCTCGGCCTGTACAAGCTGGGGGTCAACCAGCTGCCGGTGTGCCCGGCCTACCACGAGCTGGACGACTTCATCGGCGCCCAGCTGGCGCGTCACCAGGAGATCCTCGACAGCCGCGGCATCCAGGCCCGTGGCGAGGTGGCGGAATTCGACCTGATGGGCTTCTTCGACCAGGAGCTGCTCGGCTCGGTGGTGGCCAATGTCATCGCCAACTCCATCCGCTACGCGCGCAGCGCCCTGCTGGTCAGCGCCCGCGAGGAGAATGGCGGCGTGCTGCTGTGTATCAACGACGACGGCGCCGGCTACCCGGCGGCGATGCTCGAGCAGCAGGGTGACTATGTGCTGGGGCTCAACCAGAGCAGCGGCAGCACCGGCCTGGGGCTGTACTTCGCCGCGCGTATCGCCGAGTTGCACGAGCGCAATGGGGTGCGCGGGCGCATCGAGCTGGGCAATGGCGGGCCACTGGGGGGCGGCGAGTTCCGTATCTACCTGCCTTGA
- the uvrD gene encoding DNA helicase II has protein sequence MQNDPARFDPELLLASLNDAQCQAVAAPLGRQLVLAGAGSGKTRVLVHRIAWLIQIVNASPYSILSVTFTNKAAAEMRHRIEQMLGLNPNGMWVGTFHGLAHRILRAHWQEAGLAENFQILDSDDQQRLVKRVIRELGLDEQRWPAKQAQWFINGQKDEGLRPKNIQAGGDLFLATMLKIYEAYEAACARTGVIDFAELLLRALDLWRDHPGLLAHYQQRFKHILVDEFQDTNAVQYAWLRLLAKGGESLMVVGDDDQSIYGWRGAKIENIQQYSSDFPDAQMIRLEQNYRSTAGILKAANALIANNNGRLGKELWTDGSDGEPLCLYAAFNEHDEARYVVESIERALKNGLARNEIAILYRSNAQSRVLEEALLREKIPYRIYGGQRFFERAEIKNAVAYLRLLDGRHNDAALERVINVPTRGVGEKTVEAIREHARHADLSMWTAMQQLLAAKALPGRAAGALAAFVELIENLAAKVLDMPLHLMTQTVIEQSGLIAWHQAEKGEKAQARVENLEELVSAARNFENDEDDDLSPLAAFLTHASLEAGDTQADEHEASIQLMTLHSAKGLEFPMVFLVGMEEGLFPHKMSLEEPGRLEEERRLAYVGVTRAMQHLVLTYAETRRLYGSETYNKVSRFVREIPPALIQEVRLSNSVSRPYSGAGASKPSGSMFANAEVPDTGFRLGQHVRHALFGDGVILNFEGSGAQARVQVNFEAEGSKWLMLAYAKLEAL, from the coding sequence ATGCAAAATGATCCCGCCCGTTTCGACCCCGAACTTCTCCTCGCCTCCCTCAACGACGCGCAGTGCCAGGCCGTGGCCGCCCCGCTCGGCCGCCAGCTGGTGCTGGCCGGTGCCGGCTCGGGCAAGACCCGCGTGCTGGTGCATCGCATCGCCTGGCTGATCCAGATCGTCAATGCCTCGCCCTACAGCATCCTGTCGGTGACCTTCACCAACAAGGCAGCGGCCGAGATGCGCCACCGCATCGAGCAGATGCTCGGCCTGAACCCCAACGGCATGTGGGTCGGCACCTTCCACGGCCTGGCGCACCGCATCCTCCGTGCGCACTGGCAGGAAGCCGGGCTGGCCGAGAACTTCCAGATCCTCGATTCCGACGACCAGCAGCGCCTGGTCAAGCGGGTGATCCGCGAGCTGGGCCTGGACGAGCAGCGCTGGCCGGCCAAGCAGGCGCAGTGGTTTATCAACGGGCAGAAAGATGAGGGGTTAAGGCCGAAGAACATCCAGGCCGGCGGCGACCTGTTCCTCGCCACCATGCTGAAGATCTACGAGGCCTACGAAGCAGCCTGCGCACGCACCGGGGTGATCGACTTCGCCGAGCTGCTGCTGCGTGCCCTCGACCTGTGGCGCGACCATCCGGGCCTGCTGGCGCACTACCAGCAGCGCTTCAAGCACATCCTGGTCGACGAGTTCCAGGACACCAACGCCGTGCAGTACGCCTGGCTGCGCCTGCTGGCCAAGGGCGGCGAGAGCCTGATGGTGGTGGGCGACGACGACCAGTCGATCTACGGCTGGCGCGGCGCCAAGATCGAGAACATCCAGCAGTACAGCAGCGACTTCCCCGACGCGCAGATGATCCGCCTGGAGCAGAACTACCGCTCCACCGCCGGCATCCTCAAGGCCGCCAACGCCCTGATCGCCAACAACAACGGGCGCCTGGGCAAGGAACTGTGGACCGACGGCAGCGACGGCGAACCGCTGTGCCTGTACGCCGCCTTCAACGAGCATGACGAAGCGCGCTACGTGGTCGAGAGCATCGAGCGGGCGCTGAAGAACGGCCTGGCGCGCAACGAGATCGCCATCCTCTACCGCTCCAACGCCCAGTCGCGGGTGCTCGAAGAAGCCCTGCTGCGCGAGAAGATTCCCTACCGCATCTATGGCGGCCAACGCTTCTTCGAGCGCGCCGAGATCAAGAACGCAGTGGCCTACCTGCGCCTGCTCGACGGCCGGCATAACGACGCCGCCCTGGAACGGGTGATCAACGTGCCGACCCGCGGCGTCGGCGAGAAGACCGTCGAGGCGATCCGCGAGCACGCGCGCCACGCTGACCTGTCGATGTGGACAGCGATGCAGCAGTTGCTCGCCGCCAAGGCTCTGCCCGGCCGCGCCGCCGGCGCCCTGGCCGCCTTCGTCGAGCTGATCGAGAACCTCGCCGCCAAAGTGCTGGATATGCCGCTGCACCTGATGACCCAGACCGTCATCGAGCAGAGCGGGCTGATCGCCTGGCACCAGGCTGAAAAAGGCGAGAAGGCCCAGGCGCGGGTGGAAAACCTCGAGGAACTGGTCAGCGCCGCGCGCAACTTCGAGAACGACGAAGACGACGACCTGTCGCCGCTGGCCGCCTTCCTCACCCACGCCTCGCTGGAGGCCGGCGACACCCAGGCCGACGAACACGAAGCCAGCATCCAGCTGATGACCCTGCACAGCGCCAAGGGCCTGGAATTCCCCATGGTGTTCCTGGTCGGCATGGAAGAAGGCCTGTTCCCGCACAAGATGAGCCTGGAAGAGCCCGGCCGCCTCGAGGAAGAGCGCCGCCTGGCCTATGTCGGCGTGACCCGCGCCATGCAGCACCTGGTGCTGACCTACGCCGAGACCCGCCGCCTGTACGGCAGCGAGACCTACAACAAGGTCTCGCGCTTCGTCCGCGAGATTCCCCCGGCGCTGATCCAGGAAGTACGCCTGAGCAACAGCGTCAGCCGCCCCTACAGCGGCGCCGGCGCCAGCAAGCCCAGCGGCAGCATGTTCGCCAACGCCGAAGTGCCGGATACCGGCTTCCGCCTCGGCCAGCACGTGCGCCACGCGCTGTTCGGCGACGGCGTGATCCTCAACTTCGAAGGCAGCGGCGCCCAGGCGCGGGTGCAGGTCAACTTCGAGGCCGAGGGCAGCAAGTGGCTGATGCTCGCCTACGCCAAGCTGGAAGCCCTCTAA
- a CDS encoding bifunctional diguanylate cyclase/phosphodiesterase, which translates to MTNPPKGSTAAVPSDDARAIRRQFATEFAVERTRLLYQGSQVPTFFMLLSALACAGLLWQPQGGLLLAGWLVWVVLLAVLRLIQMAAFNAALPSRQANPQWQRMFLIGAGVSGLTLAFAAIFLVPADQFLQQALVYGLIAAAILSASMAYAVSRAAFLVFSLPCLLPAIGYLLFSDTRQQVWGVLGLILLLSLWVVAWQVNRLIQHSLLQRFQNQALIERLQHARESAEGLNQELAREVEQRRRAERELRKAHGELEIRVAQRTLELDDASHALGKSEARLALALEASELGLWDWNLQTDEVHHSHLEEIFGIHQEEVKGVLTHLKPRLHPDDLSVLRRALVEHLKGRTDGYCVEYRVRHADGRWRWVEDRGRAVERDEQGQVLRMLGTRRDITGRKLRDEQQRLAATVFEAASEGIVILDADYLLLSVNEAFSEVTGYRKEEVLGRSVATLISSRDARRQYQLIRQELERHDSWRGELIETRKNGELYPQWLQLNVVRDARGKVSHIVGFFSDLSSRRQTEERLRYLSHYDELTGLANRSLFRERLHEACERARQDDGQLALLHIDLDRFKLLNDSLGHEVADQLLRQMARRLTQAASEANTIARLSGDEFAILLDGFGSLSGLARTASRLLAKLRTPMDVGGHELVVSASIGISLLPDNAREISALISQAGMAMQHAKHLGGNTFQFYTDNLQACTLERLQLENQLRKAIADGQLEVFYQPKLCLADDSLNAAEALVRWRHPELGLVPPGDFIPLAEETGLIAPIGEFVLRQACLQAREWQRQGLVDLRVSVNLSVHQLRQGNLISLVHQVLDETGLPSRLLELELTESHLLDNVENVISTFQQLRELGVKLAIDDFGTGYSSLSYLKRFPVDYVKIDQTFVRDLAAGGEDAAITRAIIAMAHGLELKVVAEGVETQAQMDFLKAQRCDEIQGYLISPPVPAEQFAQLLREQAELC; encoded by the coding sequence ATGACCAATCCCCCCAAGGGCTCCACGGCAGCCGTGCCGTCGGATGATGCGCGCGCCATTCGTCGCCAGTTCGCCACCGAGTTTGCGGTCGAGCGAACCCGTCTGCTTTATCAGGGCTCCCAGGTTCCCACCTTTTTCATGCTGCTCAGTGCCCTGGCCTGTGCCGGTCTGCTCTGGCAACCGCAGGGCGGCTTGCTGCTGGCCGGCTGGCTGGTGTGGGTGGTGCTGCTGGCGGTGCTGCGGCTGATCCAGATGGCCGCCTTCAATGCGGCCCTGCCGTCGCGCCAGGCCAATCCACAGTGGCAGCGCATGTTCCTGATCGGCGCCGGGGTGTCCGGCCTGACCCTGGCCTTCGCCGCGATCTTTCTGGTGCCGGCCGACCAGTTTCTGCAGCAGGCACTGGTCTACGGCCTGATCGCCGCCGCGATTCTGTCCGCCAGCATGGCCTACGCGGTCAGCCGTGCGGCGTTTCTGGTGTTTTCCCTGCCCTGTCTGCTGCCGGCGATCGGCTACCTGCTGTTCAGTGATACGCGCCAGCAGGTCTGGGGCGTGCTCGGCCTGATCCTGCTGCTGAGCCTGTGGGTGGTGGCCTGGCAGGTCAACCGCCTGATCCAGCACAGCCTGCTGCAGCGCTTCCAGAATCAGGCGCTGATCGAGCGCCTGCAGCATGCCCGCGAGAGTGCCGAAGGCCTCAACCAGGAGCTGGCCCGCGAAGTGGAGCAGCGTCGCCGTGCCGAGCGCGAGCTGCGCAAGGCCCACGGCGAGCTGGAAATCCGCGTGGCCCAGCGCACCCTGGAGCTGGACGACGCCAGCCACGCCCTGGGCAAGAGCGAGGCGCGCCTGGCCCTGGCCCTGGAGGCCAGCGAGCTGGGCCTGTGGGACTGGAACCTGCAGACCGACGAAGTGCACCACAGCCACCTGGAAGAGATCTTCGGCATCCACCAGGAGGAAGTGAAGGGCGTGCTGACCCACCTCAAGCCGCGCCTGCACCCGGATGACCTGTCCGTGCTGCGCCGGGCCCTGGTCGAGCACCTCAAGGGGCGCACCGACGGTTACTGCGTGGAGTACCGCGTGCGCCATGCCGACGGGCGCTGGCGCTGGGTCGAGGATCGCGGCCGGGCGGTGGAGCGCGATGAGCAGGGCCAGGTGCTGCGCATGCTCGGCACCCGCCGCGATATTACCGGGCGCAAGCTGCGCGACGAACAACAACGGCTGGCCGCTACGGTGTTCGAGGCGGCCAGCGAAGGCATCGTCATCCTCGATGCCGACTACCTGCTGCTGTCGGTCAACGAGGCGTTCAGCGAAGTCACCGGCTACCGCAAGGAAGAAGTGCTGGGCCGTAGCGTGGCGACCCTGATCAGCAGCCGCGATGCGCGCCGCCAGTACCAGTTGATCCGCCAGGAGCTGGAGCGCCACGATAGCTGGCGTGGCGAGTTGATCGAGACGCGCAAGAACGGCGAACTGTACCCGCAGTGGTTGCAGCTCAACGTGGTGCGCGATGCTCGCGGCAAGGTCAGCCATATCGTCGGCTTCTTCTCCGACCTGTCGTCGCGGCGGCAGACCGAGGAGCGCCTGCGTTACCTGTCGCACTACGACGAACTCACCGGCCTGGCCAACCGCAGCCTGTTCCGCGAGCGCCTGCACGAGGCCTGCGAGCGGGCGCGCCAGGATGACGGCCAGCTGGCCCTGCTGCACATCGATCTGGATCGCTTCAAGCTGCTCAACGACAGCCTCGGCCATGAAGTGGCCGATCAGCTGCTGCGGCAGATGGCCCGCCGCCTGACCCAGGCCGCGTCCGAGGCCAACACCATCGCGCGGCTGTCCGGCGACGAGTTCGCCATCCTTCTCGACGGCTTCGGCAGCCTGTCCGGCCTGGCGCGTACCGCCAGTCGCCTGCTGGCCAAGCTGCGCACGCCGATGGACGTGGGCGGTCACGAGCTGGTGGTCAGCGCTTCCATCGGCATCAGCCTGCTGCCGGACAACGCGCGGGAAATTTCCGCGCTGATCAGCCAGGCCGGCATGGCCATGCAGCACGCCAAACACCTGGGCGGCAACACCTTCCAGTTCTATACCGACAACCTGCAGGCCTGCACCCTGGAGCGCCTGCAGCTGGAGAACCAGCTGCGCAAGGCTATCGCCGACGGCCAGCTGGAAGTGTTCTACCAGCCCAAGCTGTGCCTGGCCGACGACAGCCTGAATGCCGCCGAGGCGCTGGTGCGCTGGCGGCATCCGGAGCTGGGCCTGGTGCCGCCCGGCGATTTCATCCCGCTGGCCGAGGAGACCGGGCTGATCGCGCCGATCGGCGAATTCGTCCTGCGCCAGGCCTGCCTGCAGGCCCGCGAGTGGCAGCGCCAGGGCCTGGTCGACCTGCGTGTGTCGGTCAACCTGTCGGTGCACCAGCTGCGCCAGGGCAACCTGATCAGCCTGGTACACCAGGTGCTCGACGAAACCGGCCTGCCGTCGCGCCTGCTCGAGCTGGAGCTGACCGAGAGCCACCTGCTGGACAACGTCGAGAACGTCATCAGTACTTTCCAGCAGCTGCGTGAGCTGGGGGTGAAGCTGGCAATCGACGACTTCGGCACCGGCTACTCCTCGCTCAGCTACCTCAAGCGCTTCCCGGTGGACTACGTGAAGATCGACCAGACCTTCGTCCGTGACCTGGCCGCCGGCGGCGAGGATGCGGCGATCACCCGCGCGATCATCGCCATGGCCCACGGCCTGGAGCTGAAAGTGGTGGCCGAAGGGGTGGAAACCCAGGCGCAGATGGATTTCCTCAAGGCCCAGCGCTGCGACGAGATCCAGGGCTACCTGATCAGCCCGCCGGTGCCGGCCGAGCAGTTTGCCCAGCTGCTGCGCGAGCAGGCGGAGCTGTGTTGA
- a CDS encoding SMI1/KNR4 family protein, which produces MEEVIEQLRELNEPVPVPLELPEEETLVEIQEQILIHLPFELREFLLKVSDVVYGRLEPVTAADPHSHTYLPEVASVAWDLGLPRDLVPLCQDGRDYYAVDVEGQVWLWDGDEGELTDESWDSVWHWCRDVWLES; this is translated from the coding sequence ATGGAAGAAGTCATCGAACAACTGCGCGAACTCAACGAGCCGGTGCCGGTACCGCTGGAGCTGCCGGAAGAGGAAACCCTGGTGGAAATCCAGGAGCAGATCCTCATCCACCTGCCCTTCGAGCTGCGCGAGTTCCTGCTCAAGGTCAGCGACGTGGTCTACGGCCGCCTGGAGCCAGTGACTGCAGCAGACCCGCACTCGCACACCTACCTGCCGGAAGTCGCCTCGGTGGCCTGGGATCTCGGCCTGCCGCGCGACCTGGTGCCTCTATGCCAGGACGGCCGCGACTACTACGCGGTGGATGTGGAGGGCCAGGTCTGGCTGTGGGATGGCGACGAAGGCGAGCTGACCGACGAAAGCTGGGACTCGGTGTGGCACTGGTGCCGCGACGTCTGGCTGGAGAGCTGA
- a CDS encoding Tim44 domain-containing protein: MKRFLSIALCLCLGLTLSLDASARRMGGGKTFGSAPTHQTRQAEAPKATQPSAAPGATAGARPATSGASRWLGPLAGLAAGGLLASMFMGDGFQGMQIFDFLIIGLIAFVIFRFIAARKAQQHGQPAAAGAPFQREMPQGQAPIFGSAGAAPRPAFNAPSWFNEQRFVEAGREHFMALQQHWDAAEMDKIAEFVTPQMLSFLKTERASMGDGFQSTYIDDLEVQLDGIDELADKTVATLTFRGVAKTSRFDQGEAFSESWRMERSNGDNQPWLVAGIRQNG; the protein is encoded by the coding sequence ATGAAACGCTTTCTCAGCATCGCCCTGTGCCTCTGCCTGGGCCTGACCCTCAGCCTCGACGCCAGCGCCCGGCGCATGGGCGGCGGCAAGACCTTCGGCTCCGCGCCGACCCACCAGACCCGCCAGGCCGAAGCCCCCAAGGCCACCCAGCCCAGCGCCGCGCCGGGTGCCACTGCAGGCGCACGCCCTGCCACCAGTGGCGCTTCGCGCTGGCTCGGCCCGCTGGCCGGCCTGGCCGCCGGCGGCCTGCTCGCCTCGATGTTCATGGGTGACGGCTTCCAGGGCATGCAGATCTTCGACTTCCTGATCATCGGCCTGATCGCCTTCGTCATCTTCCGCTTCATCGCCGCCCGCAAGGCCCAGCAGCACGGCCAGCCGGCTGCCGCCGGGGCGCCGTTCCAGCGCGAGATGCCGCAGGGCCAGGCGCCGATCTTCGGCAGCGCTGGCGCAGCCCCGCGCCCGGCCTTCAACGCGCCGAGCTGGTTCAACGAACAGCGCTTCGTCGAAGCCGGCCGCGAGCACTTCATGGCCCTGCAACAGCACTGGGACGCGGCCGAGATGGACAAGATCGCCGAGTTCGTCACCCCGCAGATGCTCAGTTTCCTCAAAACCGAGCGCGCCAGCATGGGCGACGGCTTCCAGTCCACCTACATCGATGACCTCGAGGTACAGCTGGACGGCATCGACGAACTGGCCGACAAGACCGTCGCCACCCTGACCTTCCGTGGCGTGGCCAAGACCTCGCGCTTCGACCAGGGCGAAGCCTTCAGCGAAAGCTGGCGCATGGAACGCAGCAATGGCGACAACCAGCCCTGGCTGGTGGCCGGTATCCGCCAGAACGGCTGA
- a CDS encoding outer membrane protein — MKRIVLLASLLAPLPVLAAGFEGAYAGLYTGYAWAQDEGTSYNQPTDTKSGWTQETNPSGAQYGALGGYNWLLQNNWLVGVEADYEGRIDGEDSAYQEFHGVTDTGYSTSSEITAAGSLRARFGYLPSADLLLFATAGYAYAQVDREWNDKQFLNRSESHSDGQGG; from the coding sequence ATGAAGCGCATTGTTCTCCTGGCCAGCCTGCTGGCCCCGCTCCCCGTCCTGGCCGCCGGCTTCGAAGGCGCCTATGCCGGCCTCTACACCGGCTATGCCTGGGCCCAGGACGAAGGCACCAGCTACAACCAGCCCACCGACACGAAATCCGGCTGGACCCAGGAAACCAACCCCAGCGGCGCGCAGTACGGTGCTCTCGGCGGCTACAACTGGCTGCTGCAGAACAACTGGCTGGTAGGCGTGGAAGCGGACTACGAAGGCCGCATCGACGGCGAAGACAGCGCCTACCAGGAATTCCACGGCGTCACCGACACGGGCTACAGCACCAGCAGCGAGATCACCGCCGCCGGCTCCCTGCGGGCTCGCTTCGGCTACCTGCCGAGTGCCGACCTGCTGCTGTTCGCCACCGCCGGCTACGCCTACGCCCAGGTCGACCGCGAATGGAACGACAAGCAGTTCCTCAACCGCAGCGAATCCCACAGCGATGGCCAGGGCGGCTAG
- a CDS encoding pectin acetylesterase-family hydrolase yields MPMKPNFLLGCAAVAALLLATPAHAELGDYSAWKTLLNLTAPPPADNKVTPEQGLGPYPLLNNPSGFNSGFKPGNYYGWQTVQLAPQTGAVCGNGSPYKFFVNRVPNTSNTIIYLEGGGACWDYASCTGQTGIRGARNPDGIPDDYMSLLNPGASLVSPLVVRLHPWTRTKPQNWNMVYVPYCTGDIYSGDKVAVYNDPQNQKPPLVWHHNGLRNTRAVVAWLKNNLQRPAQLLTTGCSAGGAGSLTNYVGIRQDMAPSRGFLLDDSGPVFSAPLGSDSAQYPSRPLQDHIRAAWGLNEGPLPYLQSRLPGLNAADLGSLYPALASNLPGDRLGHTHFWEDLNYSSYSYERFYPEIANAPDAATKEALIHAKWDVDTERLRGQLANLGNFGGYFPQYRAVNESHCTSIIEFANSDIQEQNLELDHFVNNLLDGSGTVLSASESSDAADRAKPFNLLYYVLDQLL; encoded by the coding sequence ATGCCGATGAAACCTAACTTTCTGCTTGGCTGTGCTGCCGTGGCGGCACTGCTCCTGGCCACTCCGGCACACGCCGAGCTGGGTGACTACAGTGCCTGGAAGACCCTGCTCAACCTGACTGCGCCGCCGCCGGCGGACAACAAGGTCACCCCTGAACAGGGCCTTGGCCCCTACCCGCTGCTGAACAACCCGAGCGGCTTCAACTCCGGCTTCAAGCCAGGCAACTACTACGGCTGGCAGACCGTGCAGCTGGCCCCGCAGACCGGCGCGGTGTGCGGCAACGGCTCGCCCTACAAGTTCTTCGTCAACCGCGTGCCCAATACCAGCAACACCATCATCTACCTGGAAGGTGGCGGCGCCTGCTGGGACTACGCCAGTTGCACCGGGCAGACCGGCATCCGCGGCGCGCGCAACCCCGACGGCATCCCCGACGACTACATGAGCCTGCTCAACCCCGGCGCCAGCCTGGTCAGCCCGCTGGTGGTGCGTCTGCATCCCTGGACGCGCACCAAGCCGCAGAACTGGAACATGGTCTACGTGCCCTACTGCACCGGCGACATCTACTCCGGCGACAAGGTGGCGGTGTACAACGACCCGCAGAACCAGAAGCCGCCGCTGGTCTGGCACCACAACGGCCTGCGCAACACCCGTGCGGTGGTGGCCTGGCTGAAGAACAACCTGCAGCGCCCGGCCCAGCTGCTCACCACCGGCTGCAGTGCCGGCGGCGCCGGCAGCCTGACCAACTACGTGGGCATCCGCCAGGACATGGCGCCGAGCCGCGGCTTCCTGCTCGACGACTCCGGCCCGGTGTTCAGCGCCCCGCTGGGCAGCGACAGCGCGCAGTACCCGTCGCGTCCGCTGCAGGATCACATCCGTGCCGCCTGGGGCCTCAACGAGGGGCCGCTGCCCTACCTGCAGAGCCGCCTGCCGGGGCTCAATGCGGCTGACCTGGGCAGCCTGTATCCGGCGCTGGCCAGCAACCTGCCGGGCGACCGCCTGGGCCATACCCACTTCTGGGAAGACCTCAACTACTCGTCCTATTCCTACGAGCGCTTCTACCCGGAAATCGCCAATGCGCCGGACGCCGCCACCAAGGAGGCGCTGATCCATGCCAAATGGGATGTGGATACCGAGCGCCTGCGCGGCCAACTGGCCAACCTGGGCAACTTCGGCGGCTATTTCCCGCAGTACCGGGCGGTCAACGAGAGCCACTGCACCAGCATCATCGAGTTCGCCAACTCGGATATCCAGGAGCAGAACCTGGAGCTCGACCACTTCGTCAACAACCTGCTGGATGGCAGCGGCACGGTGCTGTCGGCCTCGGAGAGCAGTGATGCGGCGGATCGGGCCAAGCCGTTCAACCTGCTCTACTACGTGCTCGACCAGCTGCTCTAG